A genomic window from Rhodococcus sp. KBS0724 includes:
- the sucC gene encoding ADP-forming succinate--CoA ligase subunit beta: MDLFEYQAKELFAKHGVPTSAGRVTDTVAGAREIAEEIGKPVMIKAQVKVGGRGKAGGVKYSPDVDAAVANAEAILGLDIKGHVVKKLLVAEASDIAEEYYISFLLDRTNRTYLAMCSVEGGVEIEVTAEENPDALAKIPVDAVKGVDLAFARSIAEAGKLPAEVLDAAAVTIQKLWEVFINEDALLVEVNPLVRTPSDEILALDGKVTLDENAAFRQPGHEAFEDRDATDPLELKAKENDLNYVKLDGEVGIIGNGAGLVMSTLDVVAYAGENHGGVKPANFLDIGGGASAAVMAAGLDVILNDAQVKSVFVNVFGGITACDAVANGIVGALKTLGDEANKPLVVRLDGNNVEEGRRILAEANHPLVTVVATMDEAADKAAELAHAAK; encoded by the coding sequence GGGCGTGTTACGGACACGGTCGCAGGAGCACGCGAGATTGCCGAAGAAATCGGCAAGCCCGTAATGATCAAGGCGCAGGTCAAGGTTGGTGGCCGCGGCAAGGCCGGTGGCGTGAAGTACTCGCCCGACGTGGATGCCGCAGTGGCAAACGCAGAGGCAATCCTGGGCCTGGACATCAAGGGCCATGTCGTCAAGAAGCTGCTGGTCGCAGAGGCAAGTGACATTGCCGAGGAGTACTACATCTCCTTCCTGCTCGACCGCACCAACCGCACCTACCTGGCTATGTGCTCGGTAGAGGGTGGCGTCGAGATCGAGGTCACCGCCGAGGAGAACCCCGACGCTCTCGCCAAGATCCCCGTCGACGCAGTCAAGGGCGTCGACCTCGCGTTCGCGCGCAGCATCGCCGAGGCAGGAAAGCTGCCCGCAGAGGTGCTCGACGCAGCGGCCGTCACGATCCAGAAGCTGTGGGAGGTCTTCATCAACGAGGACGCACTCCTCGTCGAGGTCAACCCCCTCGTTCGCACGCCTTCCGACGAGATCCTCGCCCTCGACGGCAAGGTCACCCTCGACGAGAACGCAGCGTTCCGTCAGCCCGGCCACGAGGCATTCGAGGATCGCGACGCAACCGATCCCCTCGAGCTCAAGGCCAAGGAAAACGACCTCAACTACGTCAAGCTCGACGGTGAGGTCGGAATCATCGGCAACGGCGCAGGCCTTGTCATGTCCACGCTGGACGTCGTCGCATACGCCGGCGAGAACCACGGTGGCGTGAAGCCCGCCAACTTCCTCGACATCGGCGGCGGAGCTTCCGCTGCAGTCATGGCAGCCGGCCTCGACGTCATCCTCAACGACGCACAGGTCAAGAGCGTGTTCGTCAACGTCTTCGGCGGCATCACCGCGTGTGACGCTGTTGCCAACGGCATCGTCGGCGCACTGAAGACCCTGGGCGACGAGGCAAACAAGCCGCTCGTCGTTCGCCTGGACGGTAACAACGTCGAAGAGGGTCGTCGTATCCTCGCCGAGGCCAACCACCCGCTGGTCACGGTCGTCGCAACCATGGACGAGGCCGCCGACAAGGCCGCCGAACTCGCTCACGCAGCGAAGTAA
- the sucD gene encoding succinate--CoA ligase subunit alpha — protein MAIFLTKDSKVIVQGITGGEGTKHTALMLKAGTQVVGGVNARKAGTTVSHVAADGSAVELPVFATVEEAIKETGADVSIAFVPPAFSKDAIVEAIDAEIPLLVVITEGIPVQDSAYAWAYNESKGKKTRIIGPNCPGIITPGEALVGITPANIAGTGPIGLVSKSGTLTYQMMYELRDFGFSTAIGIGGDPVIGTTHIDAIEAFENDPDTKVIVMIGEIGGDAEERAADYIKAHVTKPVVGYVAGFTAPEGKTMGHAGAIVSGSSGTAQAKQEALEAAGVKVGKTPSATAALAREILQSL, from the coding sequence ATGGCAATCTTCCTCACCAAGGATTCAAAGGTCATCGTCCAGGGCATCACCGGCGGCGAGGGCACCAAGCACACCGCTCTGATGCTCAAGGCCGGCACCCAGGTCGTCGGCGGCGTCAACGCACGCAAGGCCGGCACCACGGTCTCGCACGTTGCTGCTGACGGTTCCGCTGTCGAGCTCCCCGTCTTCGCGACGGTCGAAGAGGCAATCAAGGAGACCGGCGCAGACGTCTCCATCGCGTTCGTCCCCCCGGCCTTCTCGAAGGACGCCATCGTCGAGGCTATCGACGCCGAGATCCCGCTCCTCGTGGTCATCACCGAGGGCATCCCGGTCCAGGACTCCGCTTACGCTTGGGCGTACAACGAGTCCAAGGGCAAGAAGACGCGCATCATCGGACCGAACTGCCCCGGCATCATCACCCCGGGTGAAGCTCTCGTCGGCATCACGCCAGCCAACATTGCCGGCACCGGCCCCATCGGCCTGGTCTCCAAGTCGGGCACCCTGACCTACCAGATGATGTACGAACTCCGTGACTTCGGCTTCTCCACCGCCATCGGCATCGGCGGCGACCCGGTCATCGGCACGACGCACATCGATGCCATCGAGGCATTCGAGAACGATCCAGACACCAAGGTCATCGTGATGATCGGTGAAATCGGTGGCGACGCGGAAGAGCGCGCAGCCGATTACATCAAGGCTCACGTCACCAAGCCGGTTGTCGGCTACGTGGCAGGCTTCACCGCTCCCGAAGGCAAGACCATGGGCCACGCAGGCGCCATCGTCTCCGGTTCCTCGGGAACGGCTCAGGCCAAGCAGGAAGCTCTCGAAGCTGCAGGCGTGAAGGTCGGCAAGACGCCGTCCGCCACCGCTGCTCTCGCTCGCGAGATCCTTCAGAGCCTCTAA
- a CDS encoding YigZ family protein: MPFTLAPGADHTVETEVKHSRFIASLRRVEDTEAAKQFLAEQKSLYSDARHHCSAFVVGYDASSRSERADDDGEPGGTAGIPMLQVLKARDLVDVIVVVTRYFGGIKLGAGGLVRAYSGAVSVAVDSAPLVGRERRTLHTLAIRHGEAGRVEAELRARGVVVLGTDYGSKAVLTLATHDPEYLASTVASITSGAGQLETAGDTWVDV; the protein is encoded by the coding sequence ATGCCCTTCACTCTCGCTCCCGGCGCGGATCACACTGTCGAGACGGAAGTGAAGCACTCGCGGTTCATCGCCTCGCTCCGCCGAGTCGAGGACACAGAGGCCGCAAAACAATTCCTGGCCGAACAGAAATCACTGTATTCGGATGCGCGCCATCATTGTTCGGCCTTCGTGGTGGGCTACGACGCATCGTCGCGGTCCGAACGCGCCGACGACGACGGCGAGCCCGGCGGCACTGCCGGGATTCCGATGCTGCAGGTACTCAAGGCCCGCGATCTCGTGGACGTAATCGTGGTCGTGACACGCTATTTCGGTGGCATCAAGCTGGGCGCGGGCGGTTTGGTGCGCGCGTATTCCGGGGCCGTGTCGGTCGCGGTGGATTCCGCCCCATTGGTCGGCCGCGAGCGACGAACGTTGCACACCTTGGCAATTCGACATGGGGAGGCGGGCCGCGTCGAGGCCGAACTGCGCGCCCGCGGAGTTGTAGTCCTGGGGACCGACTACGGATCGAAAGCTGTTCTGACACTTGCCACTCACGACCCCGAATACCTTGCGTCGACGGTTGCGTCGATCACCTCGGGCGCCGGCCAACTCGAAACCGCGGGCGATACGTGGGTGGACGTCTGA
- a CDS encoding DUF5336 domain-containing protein: MTFTPQGSNFGGSSYGSPTPPNAGGGAKIGFFLTIAVAALGIVNFLLGFAPFTSITSSGVGSEVSTTSSFFETSVYGLGFLFAGGVLAAVSLLPQQRYAGIFAALSLVGYVSLVFTAFSLGSTDYLDIGFGWGLVVVLVLGFVQTVVAVAALLFDIGILKAPAPRPVAPQAFGQGYQQYGQPQQQMYQQGQPGQPQPGQAQQYGAQSQQYGQQYGQTPQPGAQQQGYASGYGATPADSGDTSAQQSQQYGGYTQSAPQYPSGQQPPAGYPSQHQASSYPSAQPTPSQQTGFEAPATPETGENTDPAAETRAFEPRNPDERQQ; the protein is encoded by the coding sequence ATGACGTTCACACCGCAAGGGTCAAATTTCGGAGGATCCTCGTACGGATCGCCGACGCCCCCGAACGCAGGCGGTGGGGCCAAGATCGGTTTCTTCTTGACCATCGCTGTAGCCGCGTTGGGAATCGTCAACTTTCTGCTCGGGTTCGCCCCCTTCACCTCGATCACGAGTTCCGGCGTCGGTTCCGAAGTGAGCACGACATCCAGCTTCTTCGAAACCAGCGTCTACGGACTCGGATTCCTCTTTGCCGGCGGTGTTCTGGCTGCGGTGTCATTGCTGCCGCAGCAACGCTACGCAGGGATATTTGCCGCGTTGTCCCTGGTCGGATATGTCTCGTTGGTGTTCACCGCGTTCAGCCTCGGTTCGACGGATTACCTCGATATCGGCTTCGGATGGGGACTGGTAGTCGTCCTCGTCCTCGGATTCGTGCAGACCGTCGTCGCGGTGGCTGCGCTGCTCTTCGACATCGGAATCCTCAAGGCCCCCGCGCCCCGGCCGGTAGCTCCCCAGGCGTTCGGGCAGGGCTACCAGCAGTACGGCCAGCCGCAGCAGCAGATGTACCAGCAAGGCCAGCCGGGGCAGCCGCAGCCGGGCCAGGCGCAGCAGTACGGGGCTCAGAGCCAGCAGTACGGACAGCAGTACGGCCAGACACCGCAGCCTGGCGCGCAGCAACAGGGATATGCGAGCGGATACGGCGCCACACCCGCGGATTCCGGCGACACGTCGGCCCAGCAATCCCAGCAGTACGGCGGGTACACGCAGTCCGCGCCGCAGTACCCCTCCGGGCAGCAGCCTCCGGCCGGGTATCCGTCCCAGCACCAAGCGTCGTCGTACCCGTCTGCCCAGCCCACGCCTTCACAGCAGACCGGTTTCGAAGCTCCCGCAACTCCCGAAACGGGCGAGAACACCGACCCCGCAGCCGAGACTCGAGCTTTCGAACCTCGGAACCCCGACGAGCGTCAGCAGTAA
- a CDS encoding DUF6350 family protein: MNSLTDRTRPRPSAGQQTRGRTSLRTPAPEADETRTLLTVAFRSSGMAILLISAVVVVTLVSASSDLTGTFGAIAATWLAIHQVPVFIDDVQLGVLPLLPTALMMWVVARRCASAATLVDTRVAAARLVGAAVAGPLTVTAICLAVVADASAAIPLSSPNALSAFGWVAGIHLVAAAVGVAVAHWQIIEPELPRWASAAVRPGAWTTTALLAAGSIAVLCALLISWSTVGDLLSRGGGFVGALGLTVLSLLYLPNLVVGAVAVMTGASADIGEVSTSVFGNVGGDLPPLPILGAVPAGQGGGFWPVLLVVPVAIGIYLGRDCARRVGGQDGILTAVAAAFMSGTVIAFLALASGGELGYFGAVEVTWWAVGLLTFGWLALFGSISALITTWLQHRAVPAPKPTVTAPPVEAAESDEPAESAEAAESAESEDDDASTDRADESVDETDSAHETEPEEPEEPEEPDAPELEAEETKADEVEVDAVTVVDDSADESATDLPSPVKDPSD; the protein is encoded by the coding sequence ATGAATTCTTTGACTGATCGAACACGACCACGCCCTTCTGCCGGTCAGCAAACACGAGGGCGTACGTCGCTGCGAACACCCGCGCCCGAAGCAGACGAGACGCGAACCTTGCTCACGGTGGCCTTCCGGTCGTCGGGAATGGCGATCCTGCTGATCTCGGCCGTCGTGGTCGTCACACTGGTATCGGCGAGCAGTGATCTGACCGGGACATTCGGCGCCATCGCGGCGACGTGGCTGGCCATTCATCAAGTTCCCGTTTTCATCGACGACGTTCAACTCGGTGTGCTGCCGTTGCTCCCCACCGCACTCATGATGTGGGTGGTAGCCCGGCGATGCGCGTCGGCGGCAACACTCGTCGATACGCGCGTAGCAGCAGCGCGACTCGTGGGCGCAGCTGTGGCGGGACCGCTCACAGTGACCGCGATCTGCCTGGCTGTCGTTGCGGACGCGTCCGCGGCAATCCCACTGTCGAGCCCCAATGCACTGAGTGCGTTCGGATGGGTCGCCGGAATTCACCTCGTGGCCGCGGCGGTCGGCGTTGCTGTCGCTCACTGGCAGATCATCGAACCGGAGCTTCCACGCTGGGCATCTGCTGCCGTTCGCCCGGGCGCGTGGACAACAACGGCGCTGCTGGCAGCGGGATCGATCGCCGTTCTGTGTGCGCTTCTCATCTCCTGGTCCACCGTCGGCGATCTCCTTTCACGCGGCGGTGGCTTTGTCGGAGCACTGGGTCTGACCGTGCTGTCGCTGCTCTATCTGCCCAATCTTGTTGTCGGTGCTGTCGCCGTCATGACGGGCGCAAGCGCCGACATCGGTGAGGTCTCCACCAGCGTTTTCGGCAACGTCGGCGGCGATCTTCCACCCCTGCCGATTCTCGGAGCCGTTCCGGCCGGCCAAGGTGGCGGGTTCTGGCCCGTCCTCCTCGTAGTTCCGGTTGCGATCGGGATTTACCTCGGCCGCGACTGCGCACGCCGCGTCGGCGGGCAGGACGGAATCCTCACAGCCGTTGCCGCCGCGTTCATGAGCGGAACAGTGATCGCCTTCCTCGCCCTCGCCAGTGGTGGGGAGTTGGGGTACTTCGGTGCCGTCGAGGTGACCTGGTGGGCCGTCGGGTTGCTGACCTTCGGCTGGTTGGCGTTGTTCGGATCGATCAGCGCACTGATCACGACGTGGTTGCAGCATCGGGCGGTACCCGCGCCGAAACCCACGGTGACGGCGCCGCCAGTCGAAGCTGCAGAGTCGGATGAACCCGCGGAGTCGGCTGAAGCTGCAGAGTCGGCTGAGTCCGAAGACGATGATGCGAGCACGGACCGGGCCGACGAGTCGGTGGACGAAACCGATTCCGCGCACGAGACGGAGCCCGAGGAGCCCGAGGAGCCCGAGGAGCCCGATGCTCCAGAACTCGAGGCTGAAGAAACCAAGGCTGACGAGGTCGAGGTTGACGCTGTCACCGTCGTTGACGATTCTGCCGACGAGTCTGCGACCGACCTGCCCTCACCGGTGAAAGACCCCAGCGACTAA
- the purN gene encoding phosphoribosylglycinamide formyltransferase, giving the protein MTASAHNLQQATPTRVVVLASGAGTLLASLIEASYTENYPAKIVAVGVDRDCAATEHAGAAGIPAFKVSIKDFADRAAWDLALTSAVAEHQPDLVVSAGFMKILGPSFLAKFGGRIINTHPALLPAFPGAHAVPDAMAYGVKVTGSTVHLVDDGVDTGPILAQEPVAVLPDDTESSLHERIKVVERRLLADVIAAVATHGVVSDGRKAVIPSE; this is encoded by the coding sequence CTGACTGCCTCGGCCCACAACCTGCAGCAGGCGACGCCTACCCGCGTCGTGGTTCTCGCCTCCGGAGCCGGAACCCTCCTGGCCTCGCTCATCGAAGCGTCGTACACCGAGAACTATCCCGCGAAGATCGTTGCCGTCGGTGTCGATCGAGACTGCGCGGCCACCGAACATGCGGGCGCCGCCGGGATTCCCGCGTTCAAAGTGTCGATCAAGGACTTTGCCGATCGCGCCGCCTGGGACCTGGCACTGACTTCCGCTGTTGCGGAACACCAGCCGGATCTGGTGGTGAGCGCCGGTTTCATGAAGATCCTCGGACCCAGTTTCCTCGCGAAATTCGGTGGCCGGATCATCAACACCCACCCCGCGTTGCTGCCGGCCTTTCCCGGCGCGCACGCGGTTCCCGACGCGATGGCGTACGGCGTCAAGGTCACTGGATCGACGGTGCATCTGGTCGACGACGGCGTCGATACCGGGCCGATCCTGGCCCAAGAACCTGTGGCAGTGCTTCCCGACGACACTGAGTCGTCATTGCACGAGCGCATCAAAGTTGTAGAGCGGCGGTTGTTGGCGGACGTTATCGCCGCTGTCGCTACACACGGAGTAGTTTCCGATGGACGAAAGGCCGTGATCCCCAGTGAGTGA
- the purH gene encoding bifunctional phosphoribosylaminoimidazolecarboxamide formyltransferase/IMP cyclohydrolase: MSERKAVRRALVSVYDKSGLIELATGLHEAGVELVSTGSTASKIADAGIPVTPVEALTGFPECLEGRVKTLHPRVHAGVLADTRKPDHLAQLEELGIATFELVVVNLYPFTATVASGATPDECVEQIDIGGPSMVRAAAKNHPSVAVVVDPARYTDVLAAVAGGGFTLRERTVLAAQAFQHTASYDVAVASWMTSTIAADEDGSQFPAWVGATWNRSAVLRYGENPHQDAALYENPAAPAGLAQAEQLHGKEMSYNNYTDSDAAWRAAYDFADPAVAIIKHANPCGIAVGSDIADAHRKAHACDPVSAFGGVIAANREVTVELAEQIADIFTEVVIAPSYADGAVEVLQRKKNIRVLKAAAPTATGIELRPISGGTLLQQRDVLDADGDNPANWTLANGEAADAETLKDLEFAWRASRSVKSNAILLASGGASVGVGMGQVNRVDAAHLAVQRAGDRVVGSVAASDAFFPFPDGLQVLLNAGVKAVVQPGGSVRDNEVIEAAKEAGITLYLTGARHFAH, encoded by the coding sequence GTGAGTGAACGCAAGGCTGTGCGCCGCGCTCTTGTCAGTGTCTACGACAAGAGCGGTCTGATCGAGCTGGCAACGGGTCTGCACGAGGCCGGTGTCGAGTTGGTGTCGACCGGCTCGACCGCGTCGAAGATCGCCGATGCTGGCATCCCCGTGACCCCGGTCGAGGCTCTGACCGGATTCCCCGAATGCCTCGAAGGTCGAGTGAAGACGCTGCACCCGCGCGTTCACGCCGGCGTTCTGGCTGACACCCGCAAGCCGGATCACCTCGCGCAGCTCGAGGAACTCGGCATCGCGACGTTCGAGCTCGTTGTTGTCAACCTGTACCCGTTCACGGCGACGGTTGCCTCTGGCGCCACGCCGGACGAGTGCGTCGAGCAGATCGACATCGGCGGTCCGTCGATGGTGCGCGCTGCCGCGAAGAACCACCCGTCGGTTGCCGTTGTGGTTGATCCGGCCCGTTACACCGATGTTCTGGCAGCTGTGGCCGGCGGCGGATTCACACTGCGTGAGCGCACAGTCCTTGCAGCGCAGGCATTTCAGCACACCGCGTCGTACGACGTGGCTGTTGCGAGCTGGATGACCAGCACCATCGCGGCGGACGAAGACGGCTCGCAGTTCCCGGCCTGGGTCGGTGCCACCTGGAACCGCAGTGCTGTTCTGCGTTACGGCGAGAACCCGCATCAGGATGCTGCGCTGTACGAAAACCCGGCCGCTCCGGCAGGTTTGGCTCAGGCCGAGCAGTTGCACGGCAAGGAAATGTCGTACAACAACTACACGGACTCCGACGCCGCGTGGCGCGCAGCTTACGACTTTGCTGACCCGGCGGTCGCAATCATCAAGCACGCCAACCCTTGTGGCATTGCCGTCGGCTCCGATATCGCCGACGCCCACCGCAAGGCGCATGCCTGCGACCCGGTCAGTGCTTTTGGTGGCGTCATCGCAGCCAACCGTGAGGTCACCGTCGAACTGGCCGAGCAGATCGCCGACATCTTCACCGAGGTTGTCATCGCGCCGTCCTATGCCGACGGCGCCGTCGAGGTTCTGCAGCGCAAGAAGAACATTCGTGTTCTGAAGGCTGCCGCACCGACCGCAACCGGCATCGAGCTTCGCCCCATCTCCGGTGGCACCTTGCTGCAGCAGCGTGACGTCCTCGACGCCGATGGTGACAACCCGGCCAACTGGACACTTGCCAACGGTGAAGCAGCAGACGCGGAAACACTCAAGGATCTGGAATTCGCTTGGCGCGCAAGCCGCTCCGTGAAGTCCAACGCAATCCTACTGGCTTCCGGCGGCGCCTCGGTCGGCGTCGGAATGGGCCAGGTCAACCGCGTGGATGCGGCGCATCTTGCCGTCCAGCGTGCCGGTGATCGTGTTGTCGGTTCGGTTGCCGCGTCCGACGCGTTCTTCCCGTTCCCCGACGGACTTCAGGTTCTCCTGAACGCGGGCGTCAAGGCTGTAGTTCAGCCCGGCGGTTCCGTTCGTGACAACGAAGTGATCGAGGCTGCCAAGGAAGCCGGCATCACGCTCTACCTGACAGGTGCGCGCCACTTCGCGCACTGA
- a CDS encoding alpha/beta hydrolase, whose translation MSDTEITFQSGDVTLFGSLRLATTPDEQAPAALILAGSGPTDRNGDSALLEGDIGTLRFIADLLEEQGISSLRYDKIGSGETGLGPYEVDDIADLGFNTYVDAASAGLDFLAAQPGVDADRLIIIGHSDGAVVALAVATGHDGSRVHALALVEPLSIRLLDLLTNQIHGQLDAVVGAGQLPVELADELRVALADAVESLRSDGTVPDDLPEPLRNAGLVYANAKALAEEDALDPVALVAALPAGMPVLTSCSAKDIQIVPAEVAALDEALAHTALTSVRMKNASFVLKDLGDEFSTGPDYVAPLPYSSEFAEPFAAWVRSLR comes from the coding sequence ATGTCCGACACCGAGATCACGTTTCAATCCGGCGACGTCACCCTCTTCGGGAGCCTGCGCCTCGCCACCACTCCAGACGAACAAGCACCGGCCGCACTCATCCTCGCGGGTAGCGGTCCCACCGATCGCAACGGCGACAGCGCACTACTCGAAGGCGATATCGGAACGCTTCGATTCATCGCGGATCTCCTTGAGGAACAGGGCATTTCAAGTCTGCGTTACGACAAGATCGGCAGCGGCGAAACCGGATTGGGGCCATACGAGGTCGACGACATCGCAGATCTCGGTTTCAACACGTACGTCGACGCGGCCTCTGCCGGTCTGGACTTCCTGGCGGCGCAACCCGGCGTCGACGCCGATCGACTGATCATCATCGGGCACAGCGACGGCGCGGTGGTGGCTCTTGCCGTGGCAACTGGTCACGACGGTTCCCGCGTCCACGCTCTCGCTCTGGTCGAGCCGCTGAGTATCAGGCTCCTCGACCTTCTGACAAACCAGATTCACGGGCAGCTCGACGCAGTTGTCGGGGCCGGGCAGTTGCCGGTCGAATTGGCTGACGAGCTTCGTGTGGCACTTGCCGATGCCGTCGAATCGTTGCGCAGTGACGGTACGGTTCCCGACGATCTTCCCGAACCTCTTCGCAATGCCGGATTGGTGTACGCAAATGCCAAGGCTCTCGCCGAAGAAGATGCACTGGACCCGGTTGCACTGGTGGCGGCACTCCCCGCCGGCATGCCAGTCCTCACCAGTTGCTCGGCGAAAGACATCCAGATCGTTCCGGCTGAAGTCGCGGCACTCGACGAGGCTCTCGCCCATACCGCGCTCACGTCGGTACGGATGAAGAACGCGAGTTTTGTGCTCAAGGATCTCGGTGACGAGTTCTCGACCGGTCCCGATTACGTTGCACCCTTGCCGTACTCGAGCGAGTTTGCGGAACCGTTTGCTGCCTGGGTTCGATCTCTGCGCTGA
- a CDS encoding DUF4126 domain-containing protein produces the protein MDTWVLPAMLGLGLAAASGMRTFLPLLMLSAAVHFELFGITVGESMQWIGSTGALVALAIAAVVELGADLIPFVDNALSVVGNVTGPIAGVIAAWAAFSHLDPAVAGIAAIIVGAPTALTFSSAQTGARAVSTATTGGLANPVLSVVEDVLTFFTSLIAMILPLLIIPLLAALLWFSWRGLRRLRSARTA, from the coding sequence ATGGATACCTGGGTCTTGCCCGCCATGCTCGGCCTCGGCCTTGCCGCCGCGTCGGGGATGCGAACGTTCCTACCGCTACTGATGCTGAGCGCTGCCGTCCATTTCGAGCTGTTCGGCATCACTGTCGGTGAGTCGATGCAGTGGATCGGATCGACCGGTGCCCTGGTGGCGCTGGCGATAGCCGCCGTCGTCGAATTGGGTGCCGACCTCATTCCGTTTGTCGACAACGCGCTGTCCGTGGTCGGCAATGTCACCGGCCCCATCGCGGGGGTGATCGCGGCCTGGGCGGCATTCAGCCATCTTGATCCTGCGGTGGCCGGGATAGCCGCCATCATCGTCGGGGCACCAACAGCCCTGACTTTCAGCTCCGCACAGACCGGCGCGCGAGCGGTCAGTACGGCAACTACCGGCGGGCTCGCCAACCCTGTTCTCTCCGTCGTCGAGGACGTGCTGACGTTCTTCACGTCGTTGATTGCGATGATCCTTCCTCTTCTGATCATTCCGCTGCTCGCCGCGCTCTTGTGGTTCAGTTGGCGGGGCCTGCGCCGCCTCCGCAGTGCGCGCACAGCCTGA
- a CDS encoding VOC family protein: MSTMFFLNLPVTDLGRATTFYEGLGYAKNPQFSDDNASSIVISDEIVVMLLAEPFFKTFTSKEIADTSTSTEALLGLSAETREAVDAIVDKALATGGSAGNATQDHGFMYSRSFQDPDGHIWEIIWMDQSQVEG, from the coding sequence ATGTCGACCATGTTCTTCCTCAACCTGCCTGTCACGGACCTGGGTAGGGCAACCACGTTCTACGAGGGACTGGGATATGCCAAGAATCCGCAGTTCTCCGACGACAACGCGTCGTCGATCGTCATCAGCGACGAAATTGTCGTGATGTTGCTGGCAGAACCATTTTTCAAGACCTTCACGTCGAAGGAAATCGCCGACACGTCTACGTCGACGGAAGCGCTGTTGGGTCTGTCGGCGGAGACTCGTGAGGCGGTGGACGCCATTGTCGACAAGGCGCTCGCGACCGGTGGTAGCGCTGGAAATGCCACTCAGGACCACGGATTCATGTACTCCCGCAGCTTCCAGGATCCCGACGGTCATATCTGGGAAATCATCTGGATGGACCAGTCTCAGGTGGAGGGCTGA
- a CDS encoding ATP-binding protein: MVTVAKTLGELRAAGHVQRSVKEEIRENLLAALRDGRDPWPGIVGFEDTVAPQLERALIAGHDVVLLGERGQGKTRVLRTLGLLLDEWTPVIEGSELGEHPYEPITPASIRRAKELGDDLPVAWRHRSERYSEKLATPDTSVADLIGDVDPVKVAEGRSLGDPETIHFGLVPRAHRGIVAINELPDLAERIQVSLLNVMEERDIQVRGYTLRLPLDVLLVASANPEDYTNRGRIITPLKDRFGAEIRTHYPVELMDEIAVIEQEAHLAAEVPDYLLEILARFTRLLRESTSVDQRSGVSARFAVAGAETVSAAAVRRAAVLGEADPVARPVDLDSVVEVLRGKVEFESGEEGRELEVLEHLLRRATADTVRVRLGGIDLGMLVAAVEMGNTIVTGESVTAKALLDELPEIEVLDEIAERLGAQSDGERAAGAELALEGLYLARRISKDQGPGGRSVYS; this comes from the coding sequence GTGGTGACTGTCGCCAAGACCCTCGGTGAGCTACGCGCCGCCGGACACGTGCAACGGAGTGTCAAAGAAGAAATACGGGAGAACCTTCTCGCCGCGTTGCGGGACGGCCGCGATCCTTGGCCCGGGATAGTCGGGTTCGAGGACACGGTCGCTCCGCAACTCGAGCGGGCGCTGATCGCCGGCCACGACGTCGTTCTTCTCGGCGAACGTGGGCAGGGCAAGACGAGAGTGCTTCGTACGCTCGGCCTGCTGCTCGACGAGTGGACGCCCGTCATCGAAGGATCGGAACTGGGGGAGCACCCGTACGAGCCGATTACGCCGGCTTCGATTCGCCGCGCCAAGGAATTGGGCGACGATCTGCCGGTGGCGTGGCGTCACCGCAGCGAGCGGTATTCCGAGAAACTCGCGACTCCCGATACCTCGGTCGCGGACTTGATCGGTGACGTCGATCCGGTCAAGGTCGCCGAGGGACGCAGCCTCGGTGACCCCGAAACCATTCACTTCGGCCTCGTACCTCGCGCGCATCGCGGCATTGTCGCGATCAACGAACTTCCCGATCTCGCCGAGCGCATTCAGGTGTCTCTTCTCAACGTGATGGAAGAGCGGGACATCCAGGTTCGTGGATACACGTTGCGGCTCCCGCTCGACGTGCTGTTGGTGGCAAGCGCCAATCCAGAGGACTACACCAACCGCGGGCGCATCATCACGCCGCTCAAAGACCGTTTCGGTGCCGAGATCCGTACTCACTATCCGGTCGAATTGATGGACGAAATTGCCGTGATCGAGCAGGAAGCGCATCTCGCGGCGGAGGTTCCCGACTACCTACTCGAGATTCTTGCCCGCTTCACCCGACTGCTCCGCGAGTCCACCTCGGTGGACCAGCGTTCAGGCGTCTCTGCCCGGTTTGCCGTGGCCGGTGCCGAGACCGTCAGTGCCGCAGCGGTACGACGCGCCGCCGTCCTCGGTGAGGCGGATCCTGTTGCGAGACCGGTGGATCTGGACTCGGTGGTGGAAGTACTGCGCGGCAAGGTGGAGTTCGAATCCGGTGAAGAAGGCCGCGAACTGGAGGTGCTCGAGCACCTGTTGCGTCGAGCGACGGCAGATACCGTCCGGGTGCGCCTGGGCGGAATCGACCTGGGTATGTTGGTTGCCGCCGTGGAGATGGGCAATACCATCGTCACGGGTGAATCCGTCACGGCCAAGGCGCTTCTCGACGAACTGCCGGAGATCGAGGTTCTGGACGAGATCGCCGAACGCCTCGGTGCCCAATCCGACGGTGAGCGTGCCGCGGGCGCCGAGCTGGCACTCGAGGGGCTCTACCTCGCACGGAGGATCTCCAAAGATCAAGGCCCGGGCGGCCGCTCGGTGTACTCGTAA